GGCGGCCAACGTGTAGGAATTCTCCCCAGGGTAGGGGTGTGGGAGCAAAACTGCTGGAGCTTGTTCTTCCTTCTTCAGCCTTCCAGCTACCACCCAGCACAGGGAGGGAGTACAGGGACATCAGTGTCTCCAACAGGCCTGTCCAGTGAGGGGCAGGCCATGCATGAGCTGAATGAGACAACCAGTGTAATTTGACAGAGGAGCCCACGGAAAAGGGGTTGAAGACTTGTCCCAAAGGCCACATACTTCCCTTCTCACTGGAAGTAAGACAGAGCACTAGAagatagggagagagaggaaaagaaaccgAGGGATATGGGCAGATAAGAGTGGCGCAATTGGCAACTTCTCCAGAGTCCGGGGTTGACAGGCTTTCCAAATACCCATGGACGTATAAGTCTGAGTGGccccctgggctggcctggcctggctgtgGGAATGCCAGCAACAGTGCTGTTTTGGAGGATCTTTGCCATCAGAAAGCAGAGGGACTGTTGGGGAGTGTATGAGCACAGCCAGGGCGTGGGGGCATCCTGGTCCTCACCCGTGGCTCCAGCACATAATAGTAGCCCAGCGCCTGGGCCTGGCAGGTGAGCTTGCACTGGTCCCGGGGGGCCACACCCGCATAGCGAGGGACCCAGTCCATGGGCCCTGGGAAGCTCTTGAAGAGGTCAGTGCGGTGGTTGTAGGCAGCACACTGCTCTTCACGGAAGGTCAATGCTGTAGCGGTAAAATGGACAGTCAGAGCCCCTCTCTCCTCACACTGCCCCACCAGCTGCTCCACCTCACCCCTCAGCCCTCCAGACAGCATGGCACCTCTCTGCCCCCCAAACTGCCAGGGAATGTTCTTGAAGGGTAGAGTCACTCCTCTCAGCAGCAAGGACAGTCAACACCTCCTTGGTCCCTGCACTCAAGCGACAATCCTTCCCACTCTACCAATCCCTCTCAGCGCCTCCTGTGCCTCCCGCTCCTCACCTGAGCCAGTTGGGCAGTCCTGGGTATTGCAGGAACGGAAGCGGGTTCGCCGGCCCTCACAGTATTTGCCACCATTTCGGGGGATGGGCCGCGTGCAGTCCCGGGAGGAGAACTGGACACCACCCCCACAGCTCCGAGAGCAGTCGCCCCATGATCCCCAGGGACCCCAGCCACCAGCCTGTGGGATCTGCAGAAGCACAGAACGGAAAGGTGGGATAAATATACTCTCTCCTGGACTAAGGGCCAGTCCCTACTCCCTCAGGCCCTCTgacccacccctgccctgggatCTCACATTGAAGTCCTGGAGCTGGTCCATGTGGAGGCATCGGCCACCCATGCAAGCCTGTGCAGGCCCACAGGGGGTGCCATCGGCCCAGGGTGAATGTTTGGTCTGGCACATGGCGTGGCCATTGAGATGGCCAGAACACCAGAGGGCAGCACAGGGTGGCGGCAGCTGCGGACAATGGCGTGAGTCAGGCCCGAAGGTCAGCTGGCACTGTCGGTCAGCATCATAGTCCTTGCCAGGGAAAGTCACAGGCAGATGCAGGGGAGCCTCTGGCTTGTCTAAGAGACAGTGCCCTGGAAAGGAGGCAGGGGTATGATGTCAGCACTGGGTTGAGGGGTGCCAACTGATTGCCAGCTGAAAGCTTGGGCTCCCTGGGGCCCGATGGATACTAGAATCCAAACCCTAGGACTGGAAGGAGCTTTAAATAGCAGCTACAACTTATTAGATGCTTATTATGCGATAAGCATTGGTTAAATGCTTGACCAACACTATCTAATTTAATCATGGCCAACACTTATGAGGTAGTTACCATTATTACGCCTATTTTACACATCAGCTACACAGAGGTGAAGTAACTTACTCACAGTCACACACCTACACAGTCACACATCTACACAGCTGAAGAACGAATTAGGATAGGAACCCAAAGCACTAAGTCTCCCTATCTATTCAGCTTCTCATCAACAACTCTGCCCAGTAATAGTTATGCTGCTGGACTTGCACACCTCAAATGACAAGGCAGTCACCTCCTTCACAGCCAACCCATTCCAGTGTTGGACAATTCTGACCCTTAGAAAGTCAGTTTTAATTCTATTGAACCAAATTTTGCCTCCCTCAGCTGTGCTACTTATTCTGGGAGGAAGTGGGAACCACATAAATACAGCAGCATTTCTTGCCCCATCCCACACTGCAGAGGGAGCACATTTGAAGAAGTCAGTTTGGCCCATGAAATATGCAACAGAAGAGAGAGTACAGTGGGGGGCAGGAACTGAGTCCTGCACAGGGAAAGAGGTGTGCCATGTGCTTACCATAGCCATTGTCCAGGAAGTCAGTGATGAAGCGAGCACTGCAGGGGGACCAGGGCTCCTCGGGATCCACGTGAGCCATCACAGGAGCCATGACATGGCGGGAGGTGCTCCCAGGCCCATTCAGACCAACACATGGCTTTGAATTGTCATGGAGCATGTTGAAGACATGGCCTGTGAAAGCAGAGGCTCTGTTAGGGTCCAAGGGTCCCATCCCTGTGCCCTCAGGGGGCTGCAGGCCCATCATAAGCCCAGTTGCAGCTGTGGACAGTCAGATCCATTCCCCATCCCACCCAGTCCCCAATCCCCTTCTGGTGCTCTGATGGCTCCTCAATATGTAGCCCCCACTGCCCTGTTTCCCCTTCTCCCGAAATACACTCAGGACCCCTCTCTACCAACTTTTCCTTGTAGCAAACATTCCCAACCCTGAACCCATCCATTCTATCCTGACTCTTGTGAAGAATATCTCTCTCAAAACTGTGCCACCCCCCTcctcacacatatatacacagagtTCACAGTAGGTTTCcatacactatctcatttaatagaAAAATCTAAACGTTTGTCTGCATTCAGAACAGAGAAGGATAATGGCCCTGGATCTAGACctagaggggaggaagaaagacctTGTGATTCCCATTTGCACCCTGATGAGCTCACTCTCGCTTCACCTGCTACCTTGCTCATCCAAGCCAGATGTCCCATGACTCCACCCCCACCTTACCCAGTTCATGAGCAGCAGTGAAGGCAGACTGGAGCCCATCATCCTCCACAATAGCACAGCTCCGAGCCGGGTCACACACAGTGCCCACATCAGCCATGCCCAGAGTGTCACAAGTAGAGACCCCACACAGATCCTGTGGAGAGGGATCATAGAAGATGCATGAGGAACCAAGACACCAGGGTCCATTGGGTTGAGATCCAGATTAGAGGGGACCTGGGCACTGAGTACCCAGCACTGTCAGGGCCCAGATAGCACTGGTGGTGTGGCTGGGCCCAGGCAGCATGTTGCATAACTCCAGGGGCAACATTTACATCACAGTCTGTGCAGTGGTGCTTCTCGGAGCTGTGTAGTGTGTGGCCTGTGGTGCTGATCAGGGCCTCACCTGACGGGTAAACAGAATGGCTGTGTCAAAGTGGTCAGGGTCCGAGTCCTCAGGGGTGTTGAGACCTCGCTGCCAGGCACAGAAGCTGCGCAGGGTCTGGGCGGCATTGGGCCCCACTTGGGGCCCTTCCTCGCCTGGCCCGAGAATCACCAGCCGAGTCACCACCAAGCTGACAGGGTTGCGGATGCTTGGGTGCTTGAAGGCCTTGGCCGCTGCTGCCATAACTGTCAGCAGGTAGCGCTTTAGCCCTGCACCATGAAATGCTGCCATCTTGTCATCTGCCACCACCAGGGTCTCCACAAATCTACTCAGTGAAGCAAAGCGctgagaagacaaaagaagaggaggatccTGAAATAGTCTCCCAGACCCATGGATCACTTCTCCCCTCCCTTACTTCCGGGGTCTGGAACTCAGCAGAGCCAGCTGGGTTGCACATATCCCACAGGAATCCTGATGGGTCTTGGTTgggccctccccccaaccccaaatCCTAGGGCTTCTGTGGTAActctgagaaatcagctgttggttctgagaaggggagaaggagttGCCACGTCCCAGGGCTGTGTGGGGCCCAGAGGTGAAAAGCAGCTGGAACTGCCTCTAGGAGGGGCTTTGGAGTCCCCTAGGCCTGAGTGTGGCTGGGGGCCTGCAGGACTGAGGCTAGAGGGCTGGGCTGCAACGTGTCTGCCCTGTGTGGTTGGAGGAACAATTCAGTCAGCAGCTAGGGCCAGGGCCAGATCTCAGCGTGGCGGGTGTAGAGGGAGCGTCTGGTCTGGATTagagctggagagggagggagggtgggagggaagaaggggggaGACCAGcagtgggagagaggaaaggatggagcCTCAGGCAGCTTTGCAGTCAGTCCACAGTGTGGGAAGGGGACTGACCAGAAAGAGGAATGGGGTGCCTCTCCTCCTCTGTGCACTCCTGCCCTAGTTTCCAGTttgtcaaaacaattttgaaggcAGCATCAGAAACCAGAGGCTAATCCCTAGGGCCTCAAACTTCACTCCTTTAGCTGATGGTGGGGGTAAAACTCAAATTTGGGACACAGAAAAGAGTCAGGGTCAAGGGGCTGTTAGGACAGCCTTATTGCTCGGGACTGTGCCAGTAGGCTG
This is a stretch of genomic DNA from Equus przewalskii isolate Varuska unplaced genomic scaffold, EquPr2 ChrUn-6, whole genome shotgun sequence. It encodes these proteins:
- the ADAMTS4 gene encoding A disintegrin and metalloproteinase with thrombospondin motifs 4, which translates into the protein MSRTDPHPGRGLAGCWLWGVQPCLLLPTVPVSGLARLLLLLLASLLPSAQPASPLPREEEIVFPEKLNGSVVPGLGSPARLLYRLPAFGETLLLELEQDPGVRVEGLTVQYLGQAPELLGGAEPGTYLTGTINGDPESVASLHWDGGALLGVLQYRGTELHIQPLDGGTPNSAGGPGAHILRRKSPASGQGPMCNVKAPPGNPSPRPRRAKRFASLSRFVETLVVADDKMAAFHGAGLKRYLLTVMAAAAKAFKHPSIRNPVSLVVTRLVILGPGEEGPQVGPNAAQTLRSFCAWQRGLNTPEDSDPDHFDTAILFTRQDLCGVSTCDTLGMADVGTVCDPARSCAIVEDDGLQSAFTAAHELGHVFNMLHDNSKPCVGLNGPGSTSRHVMAPVMAHVDPEEPWSPCSARFITDFLDNGYGHCLLDKPEAPLHLPVTFPGKDYDADRQCQLTFGPDSRHCPQLPPPCAALWCSGHLNGHAMCQTKHSPWADGTPCGPAQACMGGRCLHMDQLQDFNIPQAGGWGPWGSWGDCSRSCGGGVQFSSRDCTRPIPRNGGKYCEGRRTRFRSCNTQDCPTGSALTFREEQCAAYNHRTDLFKSFPGPMDWVPRYAGVAPRDQCKLTCQAQALGYYYVLEPRVVDGTPCSPDSSSVCVQGRCIHAGCDRVIGSKKKFDKCMVCGGDGSSCSKQSGSFKKFRYGYNNVVTIPAGATHILVRQQGTPGLRNLYLALKLPDGSYALNGEYTLMPSPTDVVLPGAVSLRYSGATAASETLSGHGPLAQPLTLQVLVAGNPQNARLRYSFFVPRPAPSTPRPTPQDWLHRKAQILEILRQRPWAGRK